The following nucleotide sequence is from Paenibacillus odorifer.
AGCAGTCATTTTATGACCTTTGGGATACACTCTGAACCATTGAGATATGGGAATCGGAATAAAATACTGCTATCGATACAAATATCAGAATAGGTGGACTCCGCCTCTACCGGAAATTATCTATACACTCATGTAGAAAGGCGTCTAGTGTGCGTGGATCTCTGCCGAGCAAACGCTTCACAGTGTCATTTGGACTTTCTGGCACCATCCTAGACATGGTTTGAATTTCCACAACGTGGTTCGCGAGCCAAGGAGGCAGATTCCCATGCTCAATAAGATTACGGAGTAGTACTTGAGGTTCCATGTTGATGTAACTTATCGGCCGATTAAGCAGGGCAGATAGTCGACTCGCGATCTGGGGATAACTGAAAATCTCCGAACCAGTAAGCGTATATATATGGCCTGATACCTTGTGGTTGGTCAGAACTTCTGCGGCAACGTCTGCAATATCGCGACAGTCAATAAAGTTACACGGTGAAACGCCCATAGAGCCGAAGAAAACATTTTGGGTTGTGATCGTTGGTGCAAAGCGCATTAAATTTTGCATGAACGCATAAGGGCGCAATACGGTATGGGTGATACCCGATTCCCTCAACGTGTTCTCAATTTCTTGATGCCAGCCCGCCACTGCCACTGGAGAGCTCTGCTCAAAAGCTGGACTGGATATTTTTACGATGTGTTTGATTCCAGATTCGGTGGCAATCTGAATGATTGAGGTTTCCAATTCGATTTGTCTTGGACTGTTGGACATGGCAAGGAAGAGCTGGCTAGCACCTGTAAACACACGTCGCAGCGATTCAGGATCGGAAGCGTCTACCCTTGCGACCTCAGTAGTCGATCGGCCTTTCTCTCCGATTTGATCACGCAACTTCTCTGGCTCTCTGCTCAGCGCCCTGACAGGTACGCCAAGATCAACCAAACGTTCCAAAAGCGCACTTCCAATCGTACCTGTTGCTCCGATAATAACTATCATTTTTATCTTCTCCTTTTGGATGAAAAATTAGTTGTGAAGGCAAGTCGCCACCGCCATGTCACTATCGTGCTCGCTATGAATCCAGACAACGGGAAATCGATCCAGACACGATTTACCCAGGCCAAGTGATTACTCGGAATCATAATTTCTACTACAACAGATGTCACCCATGCAGCGTATAGCCCAAATGAGGACCCGGCCATTGCGAATACCCCTACCACAACCAAGTGAGGTGCACCGATGACCCATCGCAAACGGCCCACTCGGCTGTGCAACAAAAGTCCAATCATCAAGGCCATCAAGGCCGATGCACCGCCAATAGTAGTCAACGCCGCTATTTGAAGCCCCCTATCTACAGTAACCAATCCCCCGATCCCTGCCATAATGGCAGGAGCAGCATAGGCCATTACAACTTCACGCCATAGTACAAAAGTCTTTTTCTTGGAACCAACAGCCTTGATGCTGTAAACATCTTCTGTCTGATTCGGGTATTTCATCTGGTTCATTTAGTTGCTCCCTTCTTCTTTGAAATAGTTCAACGATTGATTTCAGTAAATTATAATTAGGCACCTAACTATATAAGAGTAAAAAAAGGCTAGCTTCACTAGCCCAATTCTACTCATTACTGATGTTTCCCTTTGGTTTCGAGCCTAATTCGCCCGTAAGTGCTGAAATGCCCTGTGTAACTCGACCCAGCAAGTCGAGAAATACGCTGCGTTCTTCGATGTTGAGCAACCCCACCATCGCTTCCAGCCGAGCGAAATGCTCAGGAGCCATTTCACGGAGCTTCTTCGCTCCTTCTTCCGTTAAAACGACTGATTTCTGACGGCCATCGTCTGAGCTTAATCGCCGAGATACTAGCCCATCTCGTTCAAGAATGTCGATAAGACCAGTCACTGTAGCACGTGTAACGCCTAGATGCTCCGCTAATTGCGAAGGCAACTCTTCTCCTTCGTTATCTTCAAGATCTGCCAATAAACGATAACGCCCTGTTGATAAACCGAATCTAGAGAAATGAATCTCAGAGGCGTGTCCAAGCATGGCTCCCGCTGCCATTAGCCTAGACGCGACGAGTATAGCCTGTGCGTCTATGTCTAGGTTATAACGATCAATCTGACGCTTGGATTGTACAAGCGAGGGAATAGCCTCAATGTCGTTTATTTTTTTATTATTGTTGTTCATATATGTAGTATGGTCCCTAACTACTTTTGTGTCAACTCATTTTTTTATAACTCGTCAACCCTGGAGTTATACAGTTGGATTTGGTTGTAACTCTATATTTCTCCCAAAGCTCGATCAATCGACCTTCAAGCTCTTCAATTCAAGAGGTCCTTTGCAACAAAATCTGTTGATGCTAGCTCATACCATGTGTGACGATAATTTTCCAGAGACTGCTTACTCCATCCTGTCTCTACGAGAATTCTTTTGGCACCTACAGCTGCAGCTGCAAGCATATCTGTTGAACCTACATCACCAAAACGCGCCGTCGTATAGTGAATATTGTGCTCTTATTTTCTAAAGTAGTAGAAGTTCTGTCCGCATCATTCTACTATTCAAATTTTAACTGAAGCGAATCACAAATTGGCATATAGCCTATCTTTTGATAGATGCTATTAGATGTGGGATTTGCTAAGTCCGTATATAAGACGCACTTAATAAACCCTTTATCCAATGCAAGTTGGCTTATTTGCGCCACAATTGAAGTAGCGTAACCCTTTCCGCGCTCATATGGAGGGGTATAAACAAATGCCACGCCAATTGCCGTCTGCATTTCCCTTGTATATCCTGCCATAGATACGGGTATCCCGTTGTCCTCTAAAATATAGAGTTTCTTCGATGCTATTCGGTAGAGGTAAGGGTCTGCATCTTGCGGGATGGACATTTCTGTTTTACCATAATTCCCCGCTGCATAAAATGCTTCAGCCCAGTATGGGAAAAAGTGAATATCCTTTTCATCTAGCAATCGAACGATACCAACCTTTTGAATGTCTGGATTTACTGCAGTAAGTTCATATATACGTTGGCTCATCATTGTTTTAAAGGATATTCCCTTGCGCAAGGTATATTCTTTGGCAAAATACTCTGCCAAGGTTTTTTCGGTCATCACACCTGGAATTTCACGGTCTTTCAGCCCATCTATCAGACAGTTTATAGCTTCTGGGTTTATTATGTTGTCTGTTGCATAAAGCGTAATATTGTGTAGCGGTGTCATTATGGCGGTAAGTTGTATGCCCCTAGAATCTGAAATAGTTACCATAAGCCAATTTACAGGGTCACGCCAGTCTGTTTTGTCTTTTCCTTCATGCCCAATTATGATATTGCCAAGAGGAATCAAATTTTGTGCTTCATGACGCATCAGCATACCATAGGTATCATTGTAAAACTCATGCACATCCGTATACAACTTGAATTGCATTGCAATATCACCCTTTCATCTGCTCAACGTTTTTCCAGATTTTTCGAACTAATCGTTCTTCTTACAGTTTGTTGATTTTTCGCCTGCCAATTTAATAATTAATTAATGAAGACGCAAAAAACCCCATCCCATTAGGGACGGAGTTGCTCCGCGTTACCACCCTGATTGACGTTTATAATAAACGCCCTCTTAGCCATCGTCCAACAACGATGCTTCTTTGTAACGGTAGAATCCCGGTCCCATCTACTATAATTCGGGGGACAGCTCTGAGGTGATTTTTTGATTCGGATATCCGCTGCCTCGCACCAACCGGCAGTTCTCTGAACGGCGTTTCCAGATCTAATTGTCCTCTTCATCGCATTTGGTAATTATTAATTAAGTTTAATATAAGATAATAGGAATATTCTGTCAATAACTCAAACAACAATAGGGATCTCTAAACTTATATTGCTTCTAAAGCAGATAATCCAACTAATCATGCGACTATATGATTGCGGAGACTACACTACAGTCTGCTTATTTTCTTCATCAACACATAGCACCTGCTTAATCTGTTTCGATTAGCTTGGAGGTCAACTTCACTACTGGCCTGATATACTTCAAAAACCGCTCCGGATCGTGATAAACGTAATGGATTCTCCCAGGGGAAGTATCAAAGCAGTAACCAGTGTCTGCAAAATTAAAAGCTGCCATTGCCCTTTCCATCTTTTCCTCTACACTACGATTTTCCTGTTCATAATTGAATGGCCCATGTTCAAAAACAATATACTCGGCTTCGAGAACATCAATCATAAGCATTTGTGGAGGTACTTCACCTTTATAATCAAGAGGAAGACGTACACCAAAACACTCTGTACGTGGAATACCCCAATCGCAGAGTCTGCCATCCGGGTCATTAATGTAAGCCATAATCTGACCGCTGCCACCGTTAGATTCACTCCCGCCATCGTCATCCAATTTGCCCTTGATACTATCGAGTAAGCCGCAAATAGTTTCGCAGTCCTGTCCTGTAATAAGGCTTTGCTTTTGCCAAAAATCCCAATACCCATTACTCTCATAGTTTTTAATGTGCAAAAATTTGTGAGTGGGAATGGTTACAAAATAAATGTCAAGATCATCTGTAGATTTCATCATACCAATCTCTCCAAATCCGAAAAAGTAGCGGTCGAAAGAGTTTATTTTTGTACGAAGGGCGACAGGCATAGGCCTTTTCCGGTATTCACTTGGAGTTACACCATATGTTCCCTTGAAAGCCCTGGTAAAAGCTTCATGTGATGAAAAACCATAATCAAAAGCAATATCCAAAATGCTCTTTTCACTATCCCGAACCTCTTTTAGTGCGAAGGCTAATTTTCTATGCCGTAGATAATCCCTAAATTGCATTCCCGATATTTCCTTAAATTTTCTCGTAGTATGAAATTCGGAATAACCTAACTTGTGAGAAAGAAATCGTAGCGTTATTGCTTCACTGTTACGATTCTTAATACACTCGTCAATTTCATTAACGATTATTTGGATTTGCTTGTGCCACTCGTACAAATGGTCTGTTCACCTCGTTTCAACCACTCTATAGTCATTGTAGAGTAATGGAATTTGCATTACTTGATTCTACTTGCGGAAAAGAGAGGAGAGGATATATTTGTTCCTTAAATCGCCCTGGAAAATATCAACGTTATCATTCAATGACAATTCAAACGTTTTGGTCCTACTATTTCGGAATCTCATCAGATTTCCTCTTTGCATTTAGTGGTCGGTGTATAACCCTATCGTTATGTCAAAGTATTTCCGCAAGCAGCTTAAGCGTGTCATGCATTCGCAGGATGGACAAGAAGCACGGAGTATCGGGAGGCATTAAACAAAAGGGCTCGGACCCGTTGAGACATGGGAGTGAAAATCACATGCCCTTACAGTTGTTCCAAGCCACCGCCTCCTCAATTTCCTTCTTATCTCACATTTAGCTAAAGGTAAAATCCTACGAATTCATGAGCCTGCGTGAGTAAACTAGATCATATCGGATTAGTTCAATGCCCATCTCATTCCGGGTAATGGTGATGATTAGGCCCTGTTAGAGTCTCGCGAACGTGATGTAATCGACTTGGACAGGCTCTGCCAATTCGATCCGCAGTGCCCGGTTGATCTGTCCCCGGTGATATTGCCCATGTAAAATGACCTGCGACAGGATGTCACGGACGGACGTTCGGAACGGGACTCCGTTCTGGTTCGCATAGTCGATCATCACGTCCAAATCAAATTCCTCCAGCCCTTCGATATACACACGATATTGCTCGGCGTTTTCTTCGAACATCGTTCGGATCACTCTCAGGTCTTCCGCTTCCTCCCACAACGAATATTGCGCACTGCCCTTGCCCTGCAATCGGGACAGCCAGACTCGTTCCGCAACCGCGACATGCCGAACCAGCTTCAGAAGGTCATTGTTCTTCATCTCACTCTCCTCGAGCGCTTCCAAGATTCGTGCGTCCGCCCAGTACAGGTGGTCCATCATGCGCTTGATCGTCTTCATTTCCGTTTCCCCCTCTTCGTCTCATCGATTACTTGAACCTACTGTTTCCCGCATTGGTCATTTATTTCTCTAATCGTCATAATCTTCAGCAGTCCAAGGTTCTTTTTTTATCGCGCTCATTGGAATCAGGAGACGTGTATCGCCTTTTGGTTAGAATCAGAAAATATAAAAGATGAGACCTTTGCCCTCGGCTACAGTTTGGCTGTAAAAACGCCGAATTTCGTTAAAATGTTGAAGCATGTAGGCAAAGAACGCGTCCTCATCCTCGTCTGAAACAATATCAGGTTCAAGAGGATACACCTCTTCCTTCACCATGGCCGGGAAATTATACCGCAAGCGGAGCTGCGCTTCATCCATCTCAGAAATAGCCTGAAGCGCTTCTGCTACTTGCTCAGCGCGTAAGGAAAACGCCCCGAATGAGCCAAAATCGATGCCTTTGTCTGACGTCAGCGGAACAACATAGCCAAGAGGGGCATCTCCATCGGAAATAGCTCCACAAAGCAAGTAGTGAATCGCCTCCCAGGTTCTATCAATGTCCAGTCCGGGATAATCGTCTATTTTCAAGCTCTTCAATGCAATGTCACCTGCAACGATTTGCTGCACCAGGTTGTCAGACATAGCAAAGTAATATCCACGCATTCCCATGTAGTCATCCTTCCTTCCATTCTAGTAGTGACTATACTGCCCAATCAAAATGTAACCTCTGGATTTATCCCGCAAGATAGAAAAAGAGTGAAGATCAGCCCCCTACGTAATCATAATATCTTGTGCGCACAAGTTACTACATCCCGTTTAAGATAGGTATGTCCTACACTCTTTAACTAATGAATTTTATGTGTAAAAGATATAATCTCCCACAGCCGACACTGAAACCATATCCCCTATACGGCGAGTCTGACTAATAGTCTTGACTACGGACCCAGCTGAAGCTATTGGCGAATTTATAGCCGTTGGAGCAAGTTTGCGGACTCCAGTGCTGTATTCTCCCGCAAGCGGTGCATCTATAGCCCTTTACGCCCATAACGACTATGGGGTCCGATAGCAGTCCAAAAAGGACGTATTCCCGCGCTTAAGATCAACTGTGTCCGATAGCGGCTTTGTACGTGCAAATTCGCTGTAATCATCCATGATCCATTCAAGCTTCCAGTTAGACTATGACTCCACTGTTAATTGACCCGTATCCATATTATTGAGCACAAGTTTGCCTTCCAGCGGGGTTCCGTCTTCGCTCGTAAGCTTCAGCTTTCCCGTACGGCCTTTTTCTATCAATGCCTTTACTTGAGTATCTGTAAGGGTACGTCCGTGGTTTTCTTTCCAGATCACGAACTTGCAGCCTTCTTTGTAATGAGAGCAGCCGTAGCCTTTTTTACCCATAAAAATCATCCCGCCACAGCCAGGACGCGGGCAGTTTCCGATAATTTTCGGACCGGAATTTGCTGATTCCTCTTCATTAGCTGGTTTACGTTTTCTTGGCGCGGCAGGTTTATCGATGGTTTTACGAGATGTACCTCCACCACTCCGACCTTTAGCCCCTGTATTCACAGAAGGAGTTTCCCCTTCAAAAGAAGTTTTGGACGCCCGAGACTGCTCACGAACCTTGTCCACGATCATGCAGGCAAATCTTTTTACATTCTCCATAAATTGTCCGTCCGACGCCGTTCCTCTGGATATCTCGTTCAAGCGACGTTCCCACTGGCCGGTCATTTCAGGTGAAGTCAACAGCTCGATGCCCGCTCCACGTATCAGTTCAATAGCCGTTCGTCCTTTTTGCGTGATGGCGATTTTTTTACCTTGCATTTCAATGTATCCGACATTCTTAAGCCGTTCAATGGTTGCAGCACGTGTGGCTGGAGTGCCTAACCCTGAATCCTTCATAGCATCCCGAAGCTCTTCGTCCTCAATCTGTTTTCCGGCACTTTCCATCGCTCTAAGCAGCGTGCCTTCTGTATAGTGTTTTGGCGGCTGTGTATCCTTCTCTTTAACAATCGCATCACTACAGATCACTTCATCTGCCGGAGCAATTGTGAACGGTTCATTCACTTCAATCTCTTCGTCTTCCTCATCATCCTTGTTTTTTCCCTTGGACGACTTTGCTTTGTCTTTTTTCTGGTCCGCGTAAATGACCTTCCAGCCGAGACTTAATAATTCCTTAACAGTAGTTTTGAACTTTTCGTCCTCTACATCAGTCATAACCGTATGCACTTTATATTCCGCAGCCGGATAGAACTGTGATAAAAAGCGCCGCACAATCAAATCATACAGCTTTCCCTCATCCGCACTAAGCCCTGTTGCTTTTCGATATGTAGGCAAAATCGCATGGTGATCCTCGACCTTCGAGGGATTGCAGATAAATTTATTTCCTTTATGAACGAGATTACGATTCGCGCCTTTCACCCATTCATCATAAGCCGTCCCTTGGAGCGCAGATAAAGTCTTATGCATCTCCGGAATATTCTGTTCTGTAACATAGTTAGAATTTGTCCGCGGATAGGAAATCACCTTATGCTTTTCATATAACGCTTGTGCGATATCGAGTGTTTTTTTAGCGGAAAAAGCGTACTTCCCATTCGCCTCCCGCTGCAACAGCGTCAAATCATACAGTTTATTCGGATACTCTTTCGTTTCCTTAACCTCATAAGAGTCAATTCGTCCCGGTTTTCCTTTGACCTTGGCAGCCAGCGCCTCCGCCTTCTCACCATCAGTCAGCCGGTCACCCTGCCACATGCCTTTATAAGTCATTTCATTTTGTGTAAAATGGCCCTCTACCTCAAAAAACTTAAGGGATGAGAACGCCTCAATCGTCTTCTGGCGATCATAAATAAGTGCAAGTACTGGAGTTTGAACTCTCCCCACCGACAGCAGCACATTATGTTTCGTAGTAAATGCACGTGATCCGTTCATACCGATTAGCCAATCGGCTTCACTGCGCGCTTTTGCCGCTTTTGTTAGATTCTCGTACTCCGCCCCATCCTTTAGCTCTTGAAATCCTTTGCGGATTGTCTCTGGTGTCAAATCGGAAATCCACAGCCGTTTCACAGGATGTTCAAGCTTCAAATGCCGCTGAATGAGCGAAAATATATGCTGGCCTTCCCGCCCGGCGTCACAAGAATTTACTAGCAGATCGCTTCGTTTAGCCAGCTCTCCGATT
It contains:
- a CDS encoding SDR family oxidoreductase encodes the protein MIVIIGATGTIGSALLERLVDLGVPVRALSREPEKLRDQIGEKGRSTTEVARVDASDPESLRRVFTGASQLFLAMSNSPRQIELETSIIQIATESGIKHIVKISSPAFEQSSPVAVAGWHQEIENTLRESGITHTVLRPYAFMQNLMRFAPTITTQNVFFGSMGVSPCNFIDCRDIADVAAEVLTNHKVSGHIYTLTGSEIFSYPQIASRLSALLNRPISYINMEPQVLLRNLIEHGNLPPWLANHVVEIQTMSRMVPESPNDTVKRLLGRDPRTLDAFLHECIDNFR
- a CDS encoding MarR family winged helix-turn-helix transcriptional regulator; translated protein: MNNNNKKINDIEAIPSLVQSKRQIDRYNLDIDAQAILVASRLMAAGAMLGHASEIHFSRFGLSTGRYRLLADLEDNEGEELPSQLAEHLGVTRATVTGLIDILERDGLVSRRLSSDDGRQKSVVLTEEGAKKLREMAPEHFARLEAMVGLLNIEERSVFLDLLGRVTQGISALTGELGSKPKGNISNE
- a CDS encoding HAD hydrolase-like protein, which gives rise to MHYTTARFGDVGSTDMLAAAAVGAKRILVETGWSKQSLENYRHTWYELASTDFVAKDLLN
- a CDS encoding GNAT family N-acetyltransferase — protein: MQFKLYTDVHEFYNDTYGMLMRHEAQNLIPLGNIIIGHEGKDKTDWRDPVNWLMVTISDSRGIQLTAIMTPLHNITLYATDNIINPEAINCLIDGLKDREIPGVMTEKTLAEYFAKEYTLRKGISFKTMMSQRIYELTAVNPDIQKVGIVRLLDEKDIHFFPYWAEAFYAAGNYGKTEMSIPQDADPYLYRIASKKLYILEDNGIPVSMAGYTREMQTAIGVAFVYTPPYERGKGYATSIVAQISQLALDKGFIKCVLYTDLANPTSNSIYQKIGYMPICDSLQLKFE
- a CDS encoding helix-turn-helix transcriptional regulator: MYEWHKQIQIIVNEIDECIKNRNSEAITLRFLSHKLGYSEFHTTRKFKEISGMQFRDYLRHRKLAFALKEVRDSEKSILDIAFDYGFSSHEAFTRAFKGTYGVTPSEYRKRPMPVALRTKINSFDRYFFGFGEIGMMKSTDDLDIYFVTIPTHKFLHIKNYESNGYWDFWQKQSLITGQDCETICGLLDSIKGKLDDDGGSESNGGSGQIMAYINDPDGRLCDWGIPRTECFGVRLPLDYKGEVPPQMLMIDVLEAEYIVFEHGPFNYEQENRSVEEKMERAMAAFNFADTGYCFDTSPGRIHYVYHDPERFLKYIRPVVKLTSKLIETD
- a CDS encoding DinB family protein, with the protein product MKTIKRMMDHLYWADARILEALEESEMKNNDLLKLVRHVAVAERVWLSRLQGKGSAQYSLWEEAEDLRVIRTMFEENAEQYRVYIEGLEEFDLDVMIDYANQNGVPFRTSVRDILSQVILHGQYHRGQINRALRIELAEPVQVDYITFARL
- a CDS encoding YfbM family protein translates to MGMRGYYFAMSDNLVQQIVAGDIALKSLKIDDYPGLDIDRTWEAIHYLLCGAISDGDAPLGYVVPLTSDKGIDFGSFGAFSLRAEQVAEALQAISEMDEAQLRLRYNFPAMVKEEVYPLEPDIVSDEDEDAFFAYMLQHFNEIRRFYSQTVAEGKGLIFYIF
- a CDS encoding type IA DNA topoisomerase, whose translation is MKTLIIAEKPDMGRNIAAAIEPKAKNYRSYLEGEQYIITWAIGHLIGLAEPDAYDVKYKKWNINDLPIIPDQFKLVPNARTIDQLKVIGELAKRSDLLVNSCDAGREGQHIFSLIQRHLKLEHPVKRLWISDLTPETIRKGFQELKDGAEYENLTKAAKARSEADWLIGMNGSRAFTTKHNVLLSVGRVQTPVLALIYDRQKTIEAFSSLKFFEVEGHFTQNEMTYKGMWQGDRLTDGEKAEALAAKVKGKPGRIDSYEVKETKEYPNKLYDLTLLQREANGKYAFSAKKTLDIAQALYEKHKVISYPRTNSNYVTEQNIPEMHKTLSALQGTAYDEWVKGANRNLVHKGNKFICNPSKVEDHHAILPTYRKATGLSADEGKLYDLIVRRFLSQFYPAAEYKVHTVMTDVEDEKFKTTVKELLSLGWKVIYADQKKDKAKSSKGKNKDDEEDEEIEVNEPFTIAPADEVICSDAIVKEKDTQPPKHYTEGTLLRAMESAGKQIEDEELRDAMKDSGLGTPATRAATIERLKNVGYIEMQGKKIAITQKGRTAIELIRGAGIELLTSPEMTGQWERRLNEISRGTASDGQFMENVKRFACMIVDKVREQSRASKTSFEGETPSVNTGAKGRSGGGTSRKTIDKPAAPRKRKPANEEESANSGPKIIGNCPRPGCGGMIFMGKKGYGCSHYKEGCKFVIWKENHGRTLTDTQVKALIEKGRTGKLKLTSEDGTPLEGKLVLNNMDTGQLTVES